In Gossypium arboreum isolate Shixiya-1 chromosome 5, ASM2569848v2, whole genome shotgun sequence, a single genomic region encodes these proteins:
- the LOC108451291 gene encoding LOW QUALITY PROTEIN: protein FLOWERING LOCUS D (The sequence of the model RefSeq protein was modified relative to this genomic sequence to represent the inferred CDS: inserted 1 base in 1 codon) — protein sequence MNPPNETLDDFSQFPLPHFTLTPPLPNPTSIPNFHPIPILNPNAAPPLNDHLISFPTPKKRRRGRPQRSGATSAYQFLTFTNGSFSPNLPNSNPNLDLNSITSSSAATEQTTQPKIDDEIIVISKESTAEALTALSAGFPADSLTEEEIDFGVISSIGGIEQVNYILIRNHIIAKWRENASNWVAKDMFVDSIPKHCSTILNSAYNYLVTYGYINFGIAPAIKEKIPAEPTRSNVVIIGTGLAGLAAARQLMRFGFKVTVLEGRKRAGGRVYTKKMEGGNRVSAAADLGGSVLTGTLGNPLGILAKQLGSSLFKVRDKCPLYRTDGSPVDPDMDMKVEMAFNRLLDKASELRQLMGEVSMDVSLGAALETFREVYRDAVTEEEINLFNWHLANLEYANAGLVSKLSLAFWDQDDPYDMGGDHCFLPGGNGRLVQALAENVPILYEKTVHTINYGNDGVQVMTGSQVYEGDMALCTVPLGVLKSGSIKFVPELPQRKLDGIKRLGFGLLNKVGMLFPYVFWGTDFDTFGHLTNDPSRRGEFFLFYSYATVSGGPLLLALVAGEAAHRFESLPPIDVVAQVLQILKGIYEPQGITVPEPLQTVCTRWGGDPFSLGSYSNVAVGASGDDYDILAESVGDGRLFFAGEATTRRYPATMHGAFLTGLREAANMAQYAKSRTAKKKINRSPSSNAHSYACALMDLFREPDLEFGSFSVIFCQKNANPKSPAILRVTISEPRKKNLESSKTDQQHSNQVLFQQLQSHFNQQQQLHVYTLLSKKQAFELREVRGGDEMRLNYLCEKLGXGLGPTADSIIASIKAQKGVRKPSSTPLAPKYGLVKGTSMLKTGTLKQKFIR from the exons ATGAATCCACCAAATGAAACCCTGGATGATTTCTCTCAATTCCCTCTTCCCCATTTTACTCTCACTCCTCCCTTACCAAATCCTACCTCTATTCCTAATTTCCATCCAATCCCAATCCTTAACCCGAATGCCGCTCCTCCTCTCAATGATCATCTAATTTCCTTTCCAACCCCCAAAAAACGACGACGCGGCCGACCTCAACGCAGTGGCGCGACGTCGGCGTATCAGTTCCTTACCTTCACCAATGGCTCCTTCAGCCCCAACCTCCCGAACTCTAATCCTAACCTTGACCTTAATTCAATAACCTCATCATCAGCGGCGACGGAACAAACTACACAACCCAAAATTGACGACGAGATCATTGTGATCAGTAAGGAATCAACGGCAGAGGCTCTCACCGCTCTTTCTGCTGGATTCCCTGCAGATTCCCTCACCGAGGAAGAAATTGATTTCGGCGTCATTTCCTCCATTGGTGGCATCGAGCAGGTAAATTATATTCTCATTCGAAATCACATTATTGCAAAATGGCGCGAAAATGCATCCAATTGGGTGGCTAAAGACATGTTTGTTGATTCTATACCGAAACATTGTAGCACGATTTTAAATTCTGCATATAATTATTTAGTTACGTATGGATATATAAATTTTGGGATTGCCCCTGCAATTAAGGAAAAAATTCCTGCGGAACCGACTAGAAGTAATGTGGTTATTATTGGTACCGGGTTAGCAGGACTGGCTGCGGCTAGACAGTTAATGAGGTTTGGGTTTAAGGTGACGGTTCTGGAAGGGAGGAAACGAGCCGGCGGGAGGGTTTATACAAAGAAGATGGAGGGAGGGAATAGGGTGAGTGCAGCTGCTGATTTAGGTGGGAGTGTGTTAACAGGTACCTTGGGGAATCCGTTAGGGATTCTGGCGAAACAATTGGGTTCTTCTCTTTTTAAGGTGAGGGATAAATGTCCACTTTACAGGACAGATGGGAGTCCGGTGGATCCGGATATGGATATGAAGGTGGAGATGGCCTTTAATAGGCTTTTGGATAAAGCTAGCGAGCTTAGGCAGTTGATGGGGGAGGTTTCTATGGATGTTTCACTTGGGGCTGCATTAGAGACATTTAGAGAGGTTTATAGGGATGCAGTGACTGAAGAAGAGATTAATTTGTTCAATTGGCATCTTGCAAATTTAGAATATGCAAATGCCGGATTGGTTTCAAAGCTTTCACTTGCATTCTGGGACCAAGATGATCCATATGATATGGGAGGGGATCATTGTTTCTTGCCTGGAGGAAATGGAAGGTTGGTTCAAGCTCTGGCCGAGAATGTGCCTATTTTGTACGAAAAAACTGtgcatactatcaattatggcaatGATGGAGTGCAGGTTATGACAGGAAGTCAGGTGTATGAAGGTGATATGGCATTATGTACGGTACCTCTCGGAGTTCTAAAGAGTGGGTCAATCAAGTTTGTCCCAGAGTTGCCTCAGAGGAAGCTTGATGGAATAAAGAGGTTGGGATTTGGGTTATTGAACAAGGTTGGAATGCTTTTTCCTTATGTATTTTGGGGTACAGACTTTGATACCTTTGGGCATCTTACTAATGATCCAAGCCGTCGAGGGGAGTTTTTTCTGTTCTATAGCTATGCAACAGTTTCCGGTGGTCCTCTATTGCTTGCTTTAGTAGCAGGAGAAGCTGCACACAGGTTTGAGAGTCTGCCTCCTATAGATGTTGTGGCCCAGGTTCTCCAAATTCTCAAGG GTATATATGAACCACAGGGTATCACTGTCCCCGAGCCCCTCCAAACTGTCTGTACCAGATGGGGTGGTGATCCCTTCAGCCTAGGTTCATACTCTAATGTTGCAGTGGGAGCATCCGGGGATGACTATGATATATTAGCTGAAAGTGTGGGGGACGGAAGACTTTTCTTTGCAGGGGAGGCCACTACAAGGCGATACCCTGCCACCATGCATGGAGCTTTTCTTACTGGACTTCGGGAAGCTGCAAATATGGCTCAATATGCAAAGTCTCGGACTGCAAAGAAAAAGATCAACAGGAGTCCATCAAGTAATGCTCATTCTTATGCTTGTGCCCTTATGGATTTATTCAGAGAGCCTGATCTAGAATTTGGGAGTTTTTCTGTTATTTTTTGTCAAAAGAATGCTAATCCGAAGTCACCAGCCATTCTAAGGGTGACAATTAGTGAGCCCCGAAAGAAGAATCTGGAAAGCTCAAAGACAGATCAGCAACATTCGAATCAGGTGCTTTTTCAGCAGCTCCAATCACATTTTAATCAGCAACAACAGTTGCATGTTTATACATTGTTATCAAAGAAACAGGCATTTGAGCTGAGAGAAGTGAGAGGTGGTGATGAGATGAGGTTGAACTATCTGTGCGAAAAGCTGG AGGGTTTGGGACCTACTGCCGATTCCATCATTGCTTCTATTAAAGCACAAAAGGGCGTTCGAAAACCTTCTTCAACTCCTTTGGCTCCAAAA TATGGTTTGGTAAAAGGGACATCAATGCTGAAAACTGGCACTTTAAAGCAAAAGTTCATCAGGTAA
- the LOC108453812 gene encoding U11/U12 small nuclear ribonucleoprotein 31 kDa protein — translation MKRKSTKNSDSDEDETFYFRYSSAVAPPSSSSSNPNQATSKSTGGGGGSGGLAPSKSTLYVSNLDYSLTNSDLHTLFSTFGKIARVTVLKDRATRNSKGVAFVQFVSRDDALSAASVMHGKILNGRTLSASIAVDNGRAPEFIKKRVYKDKSRCYECGVGGHLSYECPKNQLGPRERPVPKKGRRGGGGGEKREDDGDWGEEESEGGEGFEEENWASVVDGAAEERLRKSEMSEEKKKKMTRKASYFSDESDEEE, via the coding sequence atgaaaagaaaatccaccaaaaaCAGCGATAGTGACGAAGACGAAACCTTTTATTTCCGCTACTCCTCCGCCGTCGCCCCACCCTCATCCTCCTCCTCTAATCCCAATCAAGCCACCTCCAAATCCACCGGCGGTGGCGGCGGGTCCGGCGGTCTAGCCCCATCGAAATCAACCCTTTACGTCTCCAACCTCGACTACTCCCTCACAAACTCCGACCTCCACACTCTCTTCTCCACCTTCGGCAAAATCGCCCGCGTAACAGTCCTCAAAGACCGAGCCACAAGGAATTCAAAGGGGGTCGCCTTCGTCCAGTTTGTTTCCCGCGATGACGCGCTATCCGCGGCGAGTGTTATGCACGGGAAAATACTCAACGGCAGAACCCTCAGCGCTTCCATCGCCGTCGATAATGGACGAGCCCCAGAGTTTATTAAGAAAAGGGTTTATAAGGATAAGTCTAGATGTTATGAATGTGGGGTTGGTGGGCATTTATCTTATGAGTGTCCAAAGAATCAGTTGGGGCCAAGGGAGAGACCGGTGCCAAAGAAAGGGCGGAGAGGTGGCGGCGGTGGAGAGAAGAGGGAGGATGATGGGGATTGGGGGGAGGAAGAATCAGAGGGTGGAGAGGGGTTTGAAGAGGAGAATTGGGCGTCTGTGGTGGATGGGGCGGCGGAGGAGAGGTTGAGGAAATCGGAGATGTcggaggaaaagaagaagaagatgacaaGAAAAGCCAGTTATTTTAGTGACGAGAGTGATGAGGAAGAATGA
- the LOC108453813 gene encoding uncharacterized protein LOC108453813, translating to MAFSVGFRFNLLGKPQSSLIPSVSSISFAVSSFSANNVVFDGFKKHNNSITQTRASAEGLPSELAEDSKFVPLNADDPTYGPPALLLLGFEVSEAEKIRQFLKELDGDFMEIIYCTEDMINGSLWEAVNTRQPNLEQVKIAKSLPRICFFSGLSGEEMMMFIDAFPETGLEPAVFAALVPNSADKPVAELIDEIMGDHEMLTAQQSGST from the exons atggCTTTTAGTGTAGGCTTTCGTTTCAATCTTCTGGGAAAGCCTCAATCTTCGCTAATTCCTTCAGTTTCATCAATTTCTTTTGCGGTTTCTTCATTTTCAGCTAATAATGTAGTCTTTGATGGCTTCAAGAAACATAACAACTCCATTACACAAACAAGAGCATCAGCTGAAG GACTTCCCAGTGAATTAGCCGAGGATTCGAAGTTCGTTCCATTGAATGCCGATGATCCCACATATGGTCCACCT GCTTTATTGTTGCTCGGATTTGAAGTCAGTGAGGCAGAGAAG ATACGACAGTTCTTGAAAGAATTGGATGGTGACTTCATGGAG ATTATTTATTGTACTGAAGACATGATTAATGGTTCTCTTTGGGAGGCCGTGAATACAAGGCAACCTAATTTGGAACAAGTGAAG ATTGCAAAATCACTGCCAAGGATCTGTTTTTTCTCTGGTCTTAGTGGGGAGGAGATGATGATGTTCATTGATGCTTTCCCTGAGACTG GATTAGAGCCAGCTGTATTTGCTGCACTTGTTCCTAACAGTGCTGATAAACCGGTAGCTGAGTTGATAGATGAAATTATGGGAGATCATGAAATGCTG ACTGCACAACAATCAGGGTCAACATAA